A genome region from Gigantopelta aegis isolate Gae_Host chromosome 3, Gae_host_genome, whole genome shotgun sequence includes the following:
- the LOC121367949 gene encoding toll-like receptor 2, which translates to MLLQLKSIEYLNLQRTQINTIPPKTLSNLPFLRRLDLQGNYLAAWDSETFSNVTHLDYLNLDGNRISIINETSFPFEMRSRIKHINLGNNDFLCTCDLLWFRTWMTQAMKNKTVVFVNYPQRYYCKNPTHIRLDKYNPTPESCKKLNPYVIPVSAAGSFVVVAVVVMVVVYRNRWNIRYCFYSRRRRQYQQLPGRDVNIKYDAFVSCDSRDMDWVLAEVCTFLEDELGRRLCIHERDFEGAKMIIDNIMDCMEESEKIILIISNNFARSKWCQCELKIAIDEHLESEKQVIVIIREPVYRKHMTRPLKALFDTTTYIEWGEDVNAREMFRTRLADLMGCEDTDRNEVRA; encoded by the coding sequence ATGCTACTCCAACTTAAGTCCATTGAATATCTGAATCTTCAGAGAACTCAAATAAACACTATCCCACCAAAGACTCTTTCAAATCTTCCCTTTTTGAGAAGATTAGATCTCCAAGGAAATTATCTGGCCGCATGGGATTCCGAGACTTTTAGCAACGTGACCCACTTAgattatttaaatcttgatgGCAATCGCATTAGCATCATCAACGAAACGTCATTCCCGTTTGAGATGAGAAGCAGGATCAAACATATCAATCTGGGCAACAACGACTTTCTTTGTACGTGCGACTTGCTGTGGTTCCGTACGTGGATGACACAAGCGATGAAGAATAAAACTGTCGTGTTCGTTAACTATCCCCAGCGATACTACTGCAAGAATCCCACACACATTCGCCTGGACAAATATAATCCTACACCTGAATCCTGTAAAAAGCTGAATCCTTACGTTATACCTGTGTCAGCTGCTGGGTCTTTTGTCGTCGTGGCGGTGGTGGTCATGGTCGTAGTGTACCGTAATCGCTGGAATATTCGATACTGCTTCTACTCCAGACGACGACGCCAGTATCAGCAGCTCCCGGGAAGAGACGTCAACATCAAATACGACGCGTTTGTGTCATGCGATTCCAGGGACATGGACTGGGTCCTGGCGGAGGTGTGTACCTTTCTGGAAGACGAATTAGGACGCAGGTTGTGCATTCACGAAAGGGACTTTGAGGGAGCGAAGATGATCATTGACAATATTATGGACTGCATGGAGGAGAGCGAGAAAATCATCTTGATAATATCGAATAATTTTGCCAGAAGTAAATGGTGCCAGTGCGAGTTGAAGATAGCTATTGATGAACATCTGGAAAGCGAGAAGCAGGTCATCGTAATCATCCGTGAACCCGTTTACCGAAAGCATATGACTCGACCTCTGAAAGCGCTGTTCGACACAACTACTTACATTGAATGGGGGGAGGATGTCAATGCAAGAGAGATGTTCAGAACTCGCTTGGCTGATTTAATGGGTTGTGAGGATACTGATCGGAATGAAGTGAGGGCCTAA
- the LOC121367950 gene encoding chaoptin-like, translated as MFSMTYRHVWALLAVLLFTRDLAFEDTSTTKCPSVCQCRHHKIAICGKYNPGLTSIPAVPSYIKTFVLLNARIPIVNRSVLLPISTCVLHTLELPGDGITVLAEDTFTDFQDLEKLDLSGNIIPVPLLRMAFRSVGKHLNTIILSNMSSNNVNEDLFKDTNVQNVSAFIFKHNYLSFLNESVFANMPSLSMLDVSYNHIQSLSSWQTMNIRIINIGYNWLRKVPDFCWPNGSTRYNRLENLNVENNGIWTIKKSSFSCLDNLKKLTLNGNQMGLIPNNAFRKLPRLEILNLNSLDQLKTIDKFAFNSTILRLQLLKNPKITQELFKNGIPFRFATKLK; from the coding sequence ATGTTCAGTATGACTTATCGACATGTATGGGCACTCTTAGCGGTTCTTCTCTTCACACGCGACCTTGCATTTGAAGACACTTCCACCACGAAATGTCCAAGTGTGTGCCAGTGTCGACACCACAAAATCGCGATATGTGGCAAATACAACCCCGGCCTGACAAGCATTCCTGCGGTGCCATCTTACATAAAGACATTCGTATTGCTAAATGCCAGAATTCCTATAGTTAACAGGTCGGTTCTGTTACCAATTTCTACCTGCGTCTTGCATACTCTGGAACTTCCCGGCGACGGTATAACGGTTCTAGCAGAGGATACGTTCACAGACTTCCAGGACCTCGAGAAACTTGACCTCAGTGGAAATATCATTCCAGTACCTTTGTTGAGAATGGCTTTTCGGTCTGTTGGAAAACACTTGAATACAATCATTCTCAGTAACATGAGCTCGAACAACGTCAATGAGGACctgtttaaagacaccaatGTTCAAAACGTGTCAGCATTTATTTTTAAGCACAACTACCTTTCGTTTCTAAACGAGTCTGTGTTCGCAAACATGCCATCATTGTCAATGTTGGATGTGAGTTACAATCATATACAAAGTCTTTCCAGCTGGCAAACAATGAACATTAGGATTATAAATATTGGATACAATTGGCTGAGAAAGGTGCCAGATTTCTGCTGGCCCAATGGCAGCACCCGTTATAACAGATTGGAAAACCTGAATGTTGAGAATAACGGAATTTGGACAATTAAGAAGTCTTCATTTTCTTGTCTCGACAATCTAAAGAAACTGACCTTAAATGGCAATCAAATGGGACTCATCCCAAACAATGCCTTTAGAAAACTCCCTCGGTtagaaattttgaatttaaattctCTCGATCAACTGAAAACTATAGACAAGTTTGCATTTAACTCAACCATTCTGCGGCTCcagttattaaaaaatcctAAAATAACACAGGAGTTGTTTAAGAATGGAATTCCTTTTCGTTTTGccactaaattaaaataa